A stretch of Natronococcus sp. CG52 DNA encodes these proteins:
- a CDS encoding DUF5830 family protein: protein MGADEGTVDATDDRVELGLALLERLEHESLSLAEVVDRIETVTSDPAVTRTILDRAELRGIIEREDGIVRPKSRQYVRFDQDVITKEGEFSCRRCGSGLSTGYFIDLESGELGPFGSSCIRKVTGRE from the coding sequence ATGGGCGCTGACGAGGGCACGGTCGACGCGACCGACGATCGGGTCGAACTCGGACTGGCGTTGCTCGAGCGACTCGAGCACGAGTCGCTGTCGCTCGCCGAGGTCGTCGATCGCATCGAGACCGTCACCAGCGATCCCGCGGTGACCCGGACGATCCTCGACCGGGCGGAGCTTCGCGGCATCATCGAACGCGAGGACGGTATCGTCCGTCCGAAGAGCCGCCAGTACGTCCGGTTCGATCAGGACGTCATCACGAAGGAGGGGGAGTTTTCCTGCCGGCGCTGTGGCTCCGGACTCTCGACCGGCTACTTCATCGACCTCGAGAGCGGCGAACTCGGTCCGTTCGGCTCCTCGTGTATTCGGAAGGTTACAGGCCGAGAGTAA
- a CDS encoding TVP38/TMEM64 family protein, protein MTMPTAAMRALAGALLLGMVTTAGVLVPASMLVNAAESVAADPIRFALLVAGLYLVRPLFALPTTPLAVVVGYGYGVSFGVPIALVGVVATAIPVFLTARWLGDGPRAAELPIFGRVGRLLERTECAVQRYYDTAGPIRGVTASRLAPIPSDVSTCSAAVSGVRLRHLVIGTALGELPWTIAAVVVGASAATVTTDGFGDLGLALTIACSLAAALLLAGPIYDYLWGRPPAEDSSRPLDG, encoded by the coding sequence ATGACGATGCCGACGGCGGCGATGCGAGCCCTCGCGGGGGCGCTCCTCCTCGGGATGGTTACGACCGCGGGCGTTCTCGTCCCGGCGTCGATGCTGGTGAACGCTGCCGAATCGGTGGCGGCCGATCCGATTCGCTTCGCACTTCTCGTCGCCGGTCTCTACCTCGTTCGGCCGCTGTTCGCCCTGCCGACGACGCCGCTCGCGGTCGTCGTCGGCTACGGCTACGGCGTCTCGTTCGGGGTCCCGATCGCACTCGTCGGTGTCGTCGCGACCGCGATTCCCGTCTTTCTCACCGCTCGCTGGCTCGGCGACGGTCCTCGAGCGGCGGAGCTACCGATCTTCGGGCGGGTCGGACGGCTCCTCGAGCGAACCGAGTGTGCGGTCCAGCGCTACTACGATACTGCGGGACCGATCCGCGGCGTCACCGCCTCGCGGCTCGCACCGATTCCCTCGGACGTCTCGACGTGTTCGGCGGCGGTCAGCGGTGTCCGACTTCGTCACCTGGTGATCGGCACGGCGCTTGGCGAACTCCCGTGGACGATTGCAGCGGTCGTCGTCGGCGCGTCGGCCGCGACGGTCACCACCGACGGATTCGGTGATTTGGGACTCGCTCTGACGATCGCGTGCAGTCTCGCCGCTGCGCTCTTGCTCGCGGGGCCGATATACGACTATCTGTGGGGACGACCCCCGGCCGAGGACTCGAGCCGCCCCCTGGACGGCTAA
- a CDS encoding HVO_2523 family zinc finger protein: MTGDGDAGSDGDGGSQGRSDQPSGAPTCPHCRAPMYKRHCKYVCPQHGVVIDCSDPFR, encoded by the coding sequence ATGACCGGTGACGGCGACGCGGGATCGGACGGCGACGGCGGTTCGCAGGGTCGGAGCGACCAGCCGTCCGGCGCTCCGACCTGCCCGCACTGTCGGGCGCCGATGTACAAACGGCACTGCAAGTACGTCTGTCCCCAACACGGAGTCGTGATCGACTGCAGCGACCCGTTTCGATAG
- a CDS encoding adenosylcobalamin-dependent ribonucleoside-diphosphate reductase produces the protein MSESELSAEELTLPIKRTEGDTLEERLTANAYHNILPARYLRKDAEGELAERQEDLFERVGENIALAEAVYEAEKQGLEITVTPDQLKPGHPRRDELAAEVFGAGTTTDDDTETVLSEQNVNKFAYETVVPELPDEVREHVEDVAETFTEGMETLSFMPNSPTLMNAGDELQQLSACFVMSPDDDLSDIHETAKKAAEVFQSGGGVGYGFWQLRPYGDSVGSTGGIASGPITFMRTYDQLCETIAQGGTRRGAQMGIMRVSHPDVIEFIHAKNKDVSLAHCLRLNDPDDYTYTSFSEALEEARSLIDEEGRVPKHLRNAVEGHLSNFNISVGVTDDFMEAVQNGEEYTFTNPRTEEPHIATEETKEMYSRYDLGEHVEVGEPLSIPAELIFERIVSGAHENGEPGVIYLERVNKQHSFDVEKQEDHQILATNPCGEQPLEEYEACNLGHINLSTLADREAPDWRVWADEHADDYDSQAAAVEAFLEEAIDYEEFDERITYGTRFLENVVTMSDFPVEEIEEKVRDMRKIGLGVMGLAQLYIQLGIKYGSDEGNEVARQLMTHINHEAKWTSHELAKERDSFNDWDDSKYANPTEYREWFEHQTGLDADRFPDGFPIRNHNVTTIAPTGTTSMVGNTTGGCEPIYNVAYYKNVTDDVQGDEMLVEFDDYFLRVLEDNDIDVDAVKEEAQEQMATNQFEGVEGLSTVPDAIGELFVITSDLSAKQHAAVQCACQKGVDSAISKTVNAPNDSTLEDAKEVFEWVYENGGKGVTYYRDGTRSKQVLTTRAENADFADETEAAEALVDQIDEIFGGLEAFLESDDVQDVLGEEIATIEDEGREPIQVDFTEKRERPDALQGVSQRIDTGYGKVYVTINEDPETGQPFELFANIGHSGGFTNSFTEALAKVISTSLRSGVDPEEIVDELCGTRSPKVAWDKGEQIQSIPDAIGTAMRRYLENEIDKPYPTQQTLEESADTDATVDGPKTDGGAAAAGASSDDDDSVQDLIDAGESPECPDCGSLSLYYSEGCKTCESCGWSEC, from the coding sequence GAGCGAATCAGAGCTCTCCGCCGAAGAGTTGACGCTGCCGATCAAGCGTACCGAAGGCGACACGCTGGAGGAGCGCCTGACGGCTAACGCCTATCACAACATTCTGCCCGCACGCTATCTCCGCAAGGACGCCGAGGGCGAACTCGCCGAACGACAGGAGGATCTCTTCGAGCGCGTCGGAGAGAACATCGCGCTGGCGGAAGCCGTCTACGAGGCCGAAAAGCAGGGCCTCGAGATCACCGTCACGCCCGACCAGCTCAAGCCCGGCCACCCGCGACGCGACGAACTCGCTGCGGAGGTCTTCGGTGCCGGAACGACGACGGACGACGACACCGAGACCGTCCTGAGCGAGCAGAACGTCAACAAGTTCGCCTACGAGACGGTCGTTCCCGAACTTCCCGACGAGGTCCGCGAGCACGTCGAGGACGTCGCCGAGACCTTTACTGAAGGAATGGAGACGCTCTCCTTTATGCCGAACTCGCCGACGCTGATGAACGCGGGCGACGAACTCCAGCAGCTCTCGGCCTGTTTCGTCATGAGCCCCGACGACGATCTCTCGGACATCCACGAGACGGCCAAGAAGGCCGCGGAAGTCTTCCAGTCCGGCGGCGGCGTCGGCTACGGCTTCTGGCAGCTCCGCCCCTACGGCGACTCCGTCGGCTCGACCGGCGGCATCGCCTCGGGCCCGATCACCTTCATGCGGACCTACGACCAGCTCTGTGAGACCATCGCCCAGGGGGGCACCCGTCGTGGCGCTCAGATGGGGATCATGCGCGTCTCTCACCCCGACGTCATCGAGTTCATCCACGCCAAGAACAAGGACGTCTCGCTGGCTCACTGTCTGCGGCTCAACGACCCCGACGACTACACCTACACCAGCTTCTCCGAGGCGCTCGAGGAGGCCCGCAGCCTCATCGACGAGGAGGGCCGCGTTCCGAAACACCTGCGCAACGCCGTCGAGGGCCATCTCTCTAACTTCAATATCTCCGTCGGCGTCACCGACGACTTCATGGAAGCGGTCCAGAACGGCGAGGAGTACACCTTCACCAATCCGCGCACGGAGGAGCCCCACATCGCCACCGAGGAGACCAAGGAGATGTACAGTCGCTACGATCTCGGCGAACACGTCGAGGTCGGCGAACCGCTCTCCATCCCGGCGGAACTGATCTTCGAGCGCATCGTCTCCGGCGCTCACGAGAACGGCGAACCCGGCGTGATCTACCTCGAGCGAGTGAACAAACAGCACTCGTTCGACGTCGAAAAGCAGGAGGATCACCAGATCCTGGCGACGAACCCCTGCGGCGAACAGCCCCTCGAGGAGTACGAGGCCTGTAACCTCGGTCACATCAACCTCTCGACGCTGGCCGACCGGGAGGCGCCCGACTGGCGCGTCTGGGCCGACGAGCACGCCGACGACTACGACTCGCAGGCGGCGGCCGTCGAGGCCTTCCTCGAGGAGGCGATCGACTACGAGGAGTTCGACGAGCGCATCACCTACGGCACGCGCTTCCTCGAGAACGTCGTCACCATGTCCGACTTCCCGGTCGAGGAGATCGAGGAGAAGGTCCGGGACATGCGCAAGATCGGTCTCGGCGTGATGGGGCTGGCCCAGCTGTACATCCAGCTCGGCATCAAGTACGGCAGCGACGAGGGCAACGAGGTCGCCCGCCAGCTGATGACCCACATCAACCACGAGGCCAAGTGGACCAGCCACGAACTCGCGAAGGAACGCGACTCCTTCAACGACTGGGACGACTCGAAGTACGCGAACCCGACCGAGTACCGCGAGTGGTTCGAGCACCAGACCGGCCTCGACGCCGACCGGTTCCCCGACGGGTTCCCGATCCGGAACCACAACGTAACGACCATCGCACCGACCGGCACGACCTCGATGGTCGGCAACACGACGGGCGGCTGTGAGCCGATCTACAACGTCGCTTACTACAAGAACGTCACCGACGACGTCCAGGGCGACGAGATGCTCGTCGAGTTCGACGACTACTTCCTGCGCGTCCTCGAGGACAACGACATCGACGTCGACGCCGTCAAGGAGGAGGCCCAGGAGCAGATGGCCACGAACCAGTTCGAAGGCGTCGAGGGGCTCTCGACGGTGCCGGACGCGATCGGCGAACTGTTCGTCATCACCAGTGACCTCTCGGCGAAACAGCACGCTGCCGTCCAGTGTGCCTGCCAGAAGGGCGTCGACTCCGCCATCTCGAAGACCGTCAACGCGCCGAACGACTCCACGCTCGAGGACGCAAAGGAGGTCTTCGAGTGGGTCTACGAGAACGGCGGCAAGGGCGTCACCTACTACCGCGACGGCACCCGCTCGAAGCAGGTGCTGACGACGCGCGCCGAGAACGCCGACTTCGCCGACGAGACCGAAGCCGCCGAGGCGCTCGTCGATCAGATCGACGAGATCTTCGGCGGTCTCGAGGCGTTCCTCGAGAGCGACGACGTCCAGGACGTCCTCGGCGAGGAGATCGCGACGATAGAGGACGAGGGCCGAGAGCCGATTCAGGTCGACTTCACCGAGAAGCGCGAGCGTCCCGACGCGCTGCAGGGCGTCAGCCAGCGCATCGACACGGGCTACGGCAAGGTCTACGTGACGATCAACGAGGATCCCGAGACGGGTCAGCCGTTCGAACTGTTCGCGAACATCGGCCACTCGGGTGGCTTTACGAACTCCTTCACCGAGGCGCTGGCGAAGGTCATCTCCACCTCGCTGCGCTCGGGCGTCGACCCCGAGGAGATCGTCGACGAACTCTGTGGCACCCGCTCGCCGAAGGTCGCCTGGGACAAGGGCGAACAGATCCAGTCGATCCCGGACGCCATCGGCACCGCGATGCGCCGCTACCTCGAGAACGAGATCGACAAGCCGTACCCGACCCAGCAGACGCTCGAAGAGTCGGCCGATACGGACGCGACCGTCGACGGACCGAAGACCGACGGCGGGGCCGCTGCCGCCGGTGCATCGTCTGACGACGACGATTCCGTCCAGGACCTCATCGACGCCGGCGAGTCGCCGGAGTGTCCTGACTGCGGCTCGCTCTCGCTGTACTACTCCGAAGGCTGCAAGACCTGCGAGTCCTGCGGCTGGAGCGAGTGTTAA